The window TCCATCAAACCCGAAGGAGCTGGCTACTTCGGAGCATCCTCAAGTGTTGTCCCACTACGAGCACTATTTGATCATGGGTTTGATCTCAACATGCCAGTCCGCTCGGCCAGTTCTGGAGGGGTGCCTCTAAAAGCACAGCTTCTAGAAACCGCTCCATCCGGATTGATTGAGCAGGCTTTTATCGATGCGTACTTCCTCAACTATCACACCAGTTACCCATTTGTCCACGAAGCAACCTTTCGAGCGCAGTTTCACGATTCATCCTTGCGGGCCCATGGTACATCCTGGCAGATCCTGTTAAATACTGTGCTGGCTCTTGGAGCATGGAGCATTGGAGATGACAGTTCGGACCTCGATATCACCTTCTATCAGGAAGCGAGAGGTTATCTGCAGCAGGCATCTGTATTCGAAACAGGGAACCTCACACTGGTGCAGGCTCTACTGCTACTGAGCAACTATGCCCAGAAACGGAACAAGCCGAACACCGGCTGGAACTACCTGGGATTGGCAGTGCGCATGGCCATGAGTCTGGGCCTCCACAAAGAGTTTCCCGGCTGGAAAATCAGCCTGCTACAGCGGGAGATGCGCCGGAGACTGTGGTGGGGCGTCTTCATCTTCGATAGCGGTGCCGCCAAAACCTTTGGTCGACCGATCCTTCTCCCGGAGGACAGCGTCATGGATGCAAAGCATGTTCTCAACATCCATGACGATGCCCTCACCCCTGTCACAACAACTCTCCCGCCCGAAGAACCCGGCCCAACTCTTTACTCGGGCTTGATCGCACAAGCCAGTTTTCACCTTCTTACCAACAGCGTTTACCAGCGTCTGATCTCGAGCCCCAGTCCAACACCCGAGGAGACGTTGAATCTGCAGAAACCCATGGAAGAATGGTACAACGGCTTGCCATCCTATATCCAGCACCCTCAGCAAGCTCTATCTGTCCAGCCGACAAATATTGTCCCTGAAAACCTCGCTTTAGTGCGCAACCGACTCTTGTGGAGATACTGGAATTTGACTATTCTGATATACCGGCCTATCTTACTCCGCTGGGCCGCAAGACGATGGGCGCCTAGTGGCAATATCAGTGGCCCCCCCGGCACTCCTGATGGAGGAACCGAAGACCCATGCGAGACAGAGTGCCGGGTTAGATGCCTGCAGACTGCTCGATTGACCATTTCATCTATCGCGGAGTATATGGACAACTACGTGTGCATGAGAATCGGGGCATGGTATATGCTGTATGttgtcttctttgtttcATATCGGCAAATGCTAACTTTCATCAAGATACTTCCTATTCCAAGCCGGCCTCATCCCCATCGTCTTCCTAATGACCGACCCATCCAACCCAGACGCCCCAAGCTGGCTCCAAGACATCGAAACCACAAAAGCCCTCCTCTCCCATCCCTCCATAGGAAACAATCGCTTCGCCACACGCTGTCTAGAGGTCGTGAACCGACTGCTAGGCTCGCCTGCGCAGGCCCTCCCCGGTCTACCCGGCCCTGGAGGCccacaccagcagcaacaaccgCACCAACAGCCTCTTCCCCAGCAAGACCAACAGAACTTTATGCCTTCCTTCCCGCAACAACTCTTCAGTGACCCCGGCTTCCCGGGGACTTTGTTCCccgagcagcagatgcagatgcCTCCTCCCGGTGGAATGGACTTTTCGGAGTGGGTTAATTTCCCGCCTGCTGAATGATGTTTTCCTCTCGAATATTTGATTGTCCTGTCTTTATGGCGGAGCGGGGGTCGATGTAGGAATTAATGAAGGCTGTTTTGATTACTCTATATCCATTCCATGATTACTGCATTTGCATGCCATGATATCAACCATAAATGAAAGAGAGAATTACCCTATGGATATCTTCAATAACACTCATTACGCACCTAAACCATAACAAAAGCGAATCTCAAACAGTCTCCCTATGCTGATCCAACGACTCCTTCAAATCCTCCTCTTCAATAGGTGCCCCACGCAACTCAGCCTCGATATGCTtgatgcgcttcttctcctcgtgCGCAGCGGTATCTCCGAAGATGAGGTCCATATCTTCGAGGGTCTGAAAGGCAGGAAGGTAAGCAAAATCGAAAATTGTATAgcaaaaaaataaaataagGTACAAGGTCCTACCTTTCCTCTCGTCTCTGGAATGCAGAAGAATGTAAATGCCAACGCGAGCAGACAAAAGGCCGCAAAGAAGATGTACGTGCCCCATGTGATGGAGTCGAGCATATCTGGTGTGACGAGGCCGATGACGCTAGCAAGGAAAAAAAATATATGTTAGCATAGACAcaagaagtgaagaaaagTATATAGCAGCTCACAAGTTACACATCCACGTAGCTGAAGTCGTAATCGAGATAGCCTTGGACCGAATAGAGAGATTGAAGATCTCTGACGGGAGAACCCAACCGATAGGAGCTTTCACATTTGTTAATTCCTTCTGCTCACGGCCATATAAGTAGGATACTCACCGAACGAGTACGAGAAATTGATATCGTAGATGTAGATAAAGGCAATGCCCGCCCATCCAGCTGATTTATGGTCCATCAGATGCGAGCCATATCCGCCGAGAATACCACCGACGATCACCAGGGAGATGCAAGTACCCGTGGCGCCGGCCATGAGTAGAGGTCGGCGGCCGACTTTGTCGATCCAAAAGAGAGCTGGGAGGGTGCTGAGGCAGTTGACGATTCCGTATACACCTGTTGCCAGGAGGGATGTCTGCATAAGGTGTTTAGTTGGGCATTTAGATTGAAATTGTGAGGGCAAGGCGTACAGTGTTGCCGTCCAAGCCAAGTTGGCCGAAAATTGTAGGCGCATAGTAAATCATAGCTGGAGAAATCTTAGAATCTGCTTTATGATATGTGAGTAAGCGCACTTACCGTTGCAACCCATGAactgctggaagaacatcACGCAGCAGCCAATAGCCAGCCTCTTGAAACGTGACCATGTTGTTAAAAATGTCATGTACTATCAGACGTGTTAGAATATCAAACACTCCAAAGCCCAAGGAATCACGAACCTGCGCAAGATGCAGCCTGAAGCCAGACAAATTAGGGAAATGGTCTTTAGCATATGTATTCTCCAGCATTATAGACGCCTTAATCTCTAGGTACTCGTTCATAACCAGTGGGCTATCGCGAGACTGCCGCCGAAGCTTCGAGAGCGCCCTCAGCGAGTCATCATCGCGCTCCTTCATCAGGAGCCAGCGAGGTGTATCTGGAAAGAACAGCATGCCAACTCCCAAGACGATAGCTGGGACAATTTGGATAGCCAAGGGAAGACGCCAAGAGGCTTCAGATTGGCCGGTGCAACCGCTCGGTGGGACATCGTGGTAGGCATTGAATGTGCGTGCCGAGGGTGTCCCACCGGTGTAGGGGACGTTGGGGGCGCAGCGGGGGCCGCCTATATAATTTGTTCCGTAGTCGATCCAGTAGCTGACTAGGATgccgatggtgatggagacTGAGCAGTTATTAATAAATGGGTCGAAATGGCCTGGATAAGACTTACGTTGCTGAACCACGACCAGGCCACCACGAATCTCAGGAATGGAAACCTGTATTTGAGTCAGTGCTGATTCTCGGCTTCAATTCAGATAGTGTCTACCTCTGATATGTAGAGCGGCACAACCATGGTCAGCATGCCAATGCCCAGACCAGCAATTGCTCTTCCTAGAAGTAAAATATTGGCATCAAGTCACCCCAATAGGCGCGATACTCACCAGCAAACAACATGGGGATATCCATAGCGGAGCACTGGATCGCCGATCCAACAACGAATATAACCACCGCGAGGTTGATAGAGAATTTCCGTCCAATGCGATCAGCAATAGGACCATTGGCCAAAGATCCAAGCCAGGCAGCTAGCCACAGGAGTCAGAGAGGCGATATAGAATCCACGAACATGAAATAAATAATCTCACCAAGCAATAGCGTCGACACAAACCAGCCCTTCGTCCCGCTATCCATGAAAACGTGTGGGAAGCGAGCCCCGAAAGATTCCATGGTGATGACACCGCTGATGACGCCCTGGTCATATCCGAAGAGCAGTCCTCCGAGGGTAGAAAACTGGTCCGTCTCCGTCAACAAGCAACCCCTAATAAGAAGTCCGATGTAAGTACTTACTGTAGCAACACCACAAAGATAAGGGTTCTGCAAAACAAGCCCAAAGCCACCCTTGGGCGGAGAATCCGCAACTGAACCCATGATGAAATGAGGTGCCAACAAACGATCTCGGTATTCCGCACCGAGAGTTCTTCTATTCTGTAGACGGGATCCCGATCATGCAGAAAATCACTCTATATATgcttgtctttcttccccctaCGCTAGGACGACCGGAGAACCCTGATCCGGAGCCTGTTTATCGAAAGTCTGAGCACATGGGCTTCTTCGTTTTTAAACTTAGCGGGGTGGGCTGCTCCGACCAATAATATCCAGACCTGGGGACGATCGTTCCACGATTATTTGTTGGATGGGCCGAAGAATGATAATGCGGGGAAGAACACGGGGAATAATACCGAGAAGTGGGTTCAGGAGCGAACGGCGTTGGTTGGGGTTGGACAGCCGTTGATTACTTTATTGTTTGTGTTACTGCTACTGTCAGTGTCACTGTGGCGACATCGAAGGTTTTCTTTTGGGTGGAGGCAGGGGGAGGGGTTTTTGTTCAACATAGAACATAGAACATACTCTACTGACGGTTGCAACTCGGGATGACAGACTCGGGCGGAGGCCGAGGTTGTGGAGTCGAGCTGGGCTGTGGGGATAATCACAATTAATATCGGCGATGCTCCGATCGCATCCCTAATACGATAAGTGCTTATCATCATGACTGAACCGTGGGCTTTTCAGGGCAGTCCGGTCCAGACCTGGCCTTCAATAAGTTCTGATTTGAAAAGGCTGAGGTTATATTTCCTCAAGTATGCCCCAACCACATCGAATGCATCATCACACCGTCCTGTGCCCCGAACCGTCTGATCGAGCGGTAAACAATTGAGCCCGGTGAAAAATGAGGTTGTCATCATCGAACTCCGCTGCGTAGTAGATTCCGATGCCTTAAGAAGCAGCACAAGACACACGTCAAGCAGCAATTATAACATGCCATTGCCCCCCAAGTCAAAATGGCCAACCTTCTAAGAATCGGCATCCTTTTCGTCAACGCGGtgcagctcctcgaccttgcTACCGTAGACCTCCTCTATAGGATGACACCCACGTATCTCATCAAACTCAGTCTTGCCAGACCGTTTATCGGGTTGATCCGGCCCAGCGAGATCCACTATATCGACAAAGACGGGCCCAACACATTCTCCAAGACGACTGTGCTCATGACCATACGCCTGACAGACTTGCTcaccgactcggccgtgTCACCAGTCAAGCTGGATATCGTGTTGATACCCGGACCGTCGCAAAGCGCCATGCCCCCGGAAGAAGAACACATGGGTTTCCTGTGCAGACAAGACGCAGCGGCTACTACCATCCTCGGTGTCTGTACGCACATTGGTGGTCGCACATGCAGGATTGACACAGGGTAAAAAGCTAGAGCGCCGCGACTCCTGATTCGCCAACTGTGTAAGCGGTTCCCCGACACGAAAGAATGGGTCGATACCGTAGGCGTGGCTAGAAATGGGAATTTGCGGGAGTACGAAGAAACTTCTCGTGCGCCGCTGGTGAACTTCGTTCTGGCCATGGCGTCTAACACTTTACCGCCGATATAAACTACAAACACGCTTATGCGACCAAAAAAATTCTAATCCTGATGTACGTATATCTACCAAATCTCGGCTCATCAAATCCCCCCTACCTTTCTTCCCTGCTCTAGTTCTACATTAGTACTAGTGCCCCACAAAATCAAAGTCTTTCCGGAACACCCTTCTAGAAGAACCAAAGAACAAAAAACGACGTCATCCCGACAGACCCCCAATCCCAAACCGAGCAAGCTCTCGGCACTCACTCGCCACATTCttcatttttttttatttaaCCTCTTATTTTCTCTCCCAACGAAAACAGACGAACAAATAAATAAGCCATCCACCAACGAGATATGTGCTAGCAGCAGGAGAAATGCCCACCACACTCTCCATCCTCGTCTACGTCGCCTCGCCGCTCGACTTCGCGCGATATCGGCATACGGCACTGTACTTCCAATTTCCGGCGGAGACAGCATCAGAAGCAGACCTCAAGTCCTCGCTTATGGAGATCGTTGGGTCGCATGGTTTCTTTACTTTTTCGGAGAGGGTGAATTGGGATATTCCCATCCATTCAACTGGTTcgtctttccttccttccgTCATCTCCCTCTCACATACTCTTTCAAAATATTAAAACCTTTTAAACAAAGAACTCGCTCGAATAGTCcccctcaccctcctcccACAAAAAGCAACAATTTCCGAAATCCACAAACTCCGCGCAACGGTTGCAAGCACTAAAATCCCCACAGGCGTCGAGCGGGACTGGAACTGCCAGAACTGGGTGGGCGATGTGCTGGCGAGGCTGGTGGCGACGGATTATTTGGATTCGGCGGAGCGGAACCGTGGGCTTGATGGGATGGTTGATGCTATTCTTGAGGcgaaggatgaggatatTACTTGACGAGGTGGGACAATACATTAGGTATCATTCATTGCATCAATTCTTGAGGACAGGAGATATTATTAATGATAAGTTACTTATCGGTATCTCTATTTAAGGGTTCCCTAGTCGCTTCGCCTGATATTTCTATAATTTCAATGCGAAGAAACGATAAGACTGCCGTGCCGACTTGCGAACTGCTCCCAGATCCCGGGGTAAGTCGCTCAGTTAGCGATTTGAGTTGCGCACTGAGCAGCCTGATCGCTCATACCGTTTTTCACCCCTAATCAACCCTTCACCTCCTTATGTGGTCTTAACCCTTCGCCTGCTCCGATATTAACCGTCTACTGCCTAATAATCTTCCCAGCAGCTTTCTCTAGAATATGAATTTTTCCTATTGTCATTATAGGATTACTATTACTGACGCGCGGTGTGCTCAACTCCCTGTACTGTCTTTGATGGCATCTGTCACAACAGCCGGGAGAATAACAACTGCCGCCAGTATTAAGATGATGGTGTGATATGGATTCACAGTCCAAAGGCGTCCATAGAGTGTCAAAACTGTGAGCTTTGACAGAGTAACCGTgctatagtagtaggttGATACCACCAAAAGGTATTTGAAGTACTGCGTAATCAACTGGGGTTCTTGAACTTCCAAAGCATCGAGGTGCCTACCCACGCCACCAAATTTCACAAAACCTATGGAAAGCTGTTAATTAAAGAAATAATGGGAAGTATCGTTTAATATGACTTACATACATTAATACTATCTTCACAGTGGCCAAATAGGACATAGTCTTTCGCTGAAACCACTCCTAAGCGCTAATCGAAGGATTCTCTCCTCGAAATTTATCGAATTCTTTGTTAGCCGATCGGCCAACTTAATGTACTAACGAAAATAGTTAACTAAGTATTTATTGAAAGTAAACAATACTCTGTGATTATAGTCGACTCGCTCGGACCTAGTACTGGGCATTAAAAAGCTGCAAAGCTTGTTCGCCCCTTGTAGTCAAAATTCCCCCTCACCGCAAATATGTTCTTTTATTATAACCCCATACTAAGGATAAACAGTTATTTAAACTATAAAGAATTACATATAGAATATAAGGACCTCTGAAATCGACTCCCAGGATGACCGCTTTCGACGCCAGAAATGGCCGTCTTTCCACCCGTGATTTTGGCTTGGCGGCGGTTACATAGTATTAATACATGCACTGGGCAACGTCTGAAACACAAACACCAGGTTGGAAGACTAAAGCTTCTATCAAATTTTCTTCCTTCAGCTAGCTCTGACCTCCACCCTGTGGACAACCTATTGGCCGTCAACCGAAGAAATGGTTAACAACCAAGGAGACGGGCGAGCCGCTGGATCTGCCCCTCtacctcctccaccccctccaCCCGAAGACCCAAGCTCGAAAGTCAATGACCCAAGAGACAATGAAAAGCTATGCAAGGTAAGATGAGCCTCTTGTGCGACGCATATCTTTTTGCGAAAGTCAGCAACTAAAATCAGGTAGCTCTGCAGCGACCCAAACAATAAGGCCAAGTACGCCGATTTCAAATGTGCTGGACTGGGTGCGGTGGTCAAAGATGGGTGGCCTATCCCTGTGATGATGAAAGAGTTTGTCCCTGTCCCAAATGGCCATTTCATCGCGGAAAAGCTCACTGCGACATGGCCAACTCAAAGTTGCTGGAGACACCGAACCATATGTGAAGCAACAGATCGAACAGAACGGTGCTTCTTATATCAAGATGTTTCACGAACTCGGTGATAACATGGAGCGAGGAATGTTGGCAAATGTTTCAAGATTGGAAACACATCCACCAGCGGTGTTGCACCAGTCTCTAATATAGCCGTAGATTGATCCTGGGTGTGATAGAGACGTTGCACATTTGGATGACTGAACTCCGGACCACGGATACCAAAAACAGAAGATAAGATCACGGCGGTTGAATACCGGCGAATATGATCATAATATAGCTGCGGCCCCTGAGCTAGCTGCTGCAAAGTCAAGGTCGCCTCAGCTTCCTGTAGAGGCCGAAGTGATCCAACTGCTGTGATACTAAGAATGGCTTGGAAAATCTTTCTTTGTTGCCTCCATTCTTGACCATAAGGCATCAGTAGCAAATGGGTGTTATCTCGAGTAATAAGTTCCGTTCCAATATGGTTTGAGGGTCGACTAGAATATATGGCACCTATCAAACAAACTAATATCAATGAGTTTGACGAATGATACGGGGATATAAGGGCTGTATTACTCTCGGACTGCTTCTGCTTTGTTGAGAACAACGAGGTTCGTAGTTCCAACTTTGAGCAAGATGATAGGATCGTATTTGGCCGCCCATTGCTGAAATCTGAATTCATTCTTAGTATGGATTAAAAAGCATTGCACTGGAAACGTACTTCAGGAAACCTTTTGTTTTAGGGATTTGATGAAGATTACCTTTATCACTTGCGGTTATTCGTTGGAGCTTACCTCACGGACGCCACAACTTCCAACGCAACATACGGCAGCCCCGGAATCTCATCCCACATACCCCGCACTCCGTACCCCACACGCTGTACCCCGCACTGTGCCTCGAAAAGCGACCCTCCGCTTTAGAGGGGCGAGGAGCATTGCAATCTTGTACATTCCACCCAGCTTGGGATCTTCACAGTTTTCCTCCAGCTCAGAACGAGTTAGTGCCCTCTTTGCCTCAGCTAGCAATAAGGTGAGCTTCCTCCAACCCGGAAGCTACCTTGAACATTCAAATTTGCACTTTTCAGTGCGGCTTTCGCCCCGTGTCGATAGGCTCTTGGTCGACGAACAATTTGCTGATTCCTCAAATAGATGACAAGTGAGGGGCGGTAGCTGTCTGATTTCCATGAAAACCTAGAGGTTCACGACGGGTTATACTTATACAAGCCTCTTAAAATGGAGGAAAGATATAGAATAATTCAAACGAGGCAAAAGAAAAGTGATTCAGTCTGACGTTCCAAAATAAGTGTTTTTAAGGCGGTATCGTTGTTATATACAGGAACATAATTGTTTTAACCTTATTACAACATCTTTACAGTATCTATTCTGGCTTGGGACAGCATCTAGAAGCACGGATTGCCTGGTCCACCGCTTAAGCTTAGTTTTGTCTTATGAAAAACTATCTAGATACCTAACTAGCCCATTATAATTTCACACTTATGCCCAGAAGGTGCTATTAGAAAGTAGTTCTCCGGCTTCATGCTGTCCCAATTAGCACTCGGTGCCAGTGCAGCACCTGTACAGCCACGGAAGAACTCAGCTACCGCCAAACGGAGTTCCATATAAGCCAGATTAATGCCGATGCATATTCTAGAACCGGCTCCAAAGGGTGAGAACGCCATCTGAACCTGATTAGACACATTCTTTTCACCAGGAAGCCAGCGTGACACATCAAAAAGTTCGGGGTCTGGAAATATATTCTTGTCACGGTGAATGGTATAAGACTGTGTGCTGACTGTCACTCCATGTGGTAAGAAGTGGCCGGAAAGAGTCGCACCCCCCTCTGGCACACATCTGGGTAAGGAGCCAGGCGCTGCTCCGTAAAGCCTAAGTGTTTCTTTGATGGTTGCATTGAGCACAGGGAGTTCCTCTAGTGCGGCATCGTCATATCCGGCGTTCAAGGCTCGTACTTCATCTTCTAAATCGCGCCGCAGCTTTGGGTGGGAAAGAACAGCCCAAACAAGATATGTCAACGTAATGGCTGTCGTGTCCGACCCTGCAACGATCAGGTTACCGGCTTCTATCGTCACATCCAAGTCAGTTAGAGTTTGGGTCCCTTTTTCGGACTCATAGATGATCGTAGAGAAGATGTTGCGGCTGGTATCGCTTGCTGCTCGACTGTTTGTCACGGCACGCCGACCATATTCGGCCAAATAGTCACTGGCGCGGAACATGGCTTTGAATGACGGTATAGGGATGCTTCGACCAATCATGCCAACCAGGGGGAGCTCTGCATTAATCCCTGAGCCCATCATTGTCGACTCCAAGATGCGAATATATTCATTTTTCTATTTTCAATTAGCCAAAGTAGAAATATATCTCAAAATATTTATACGTGCCTTTCCAACTTTAAGCATATTGAACGACTCCCCGAACATTAGATGGCCAGTCACATCGGTGGCCAGAAACGTCCACCATTTGAGTAAGTCTGCCTTGCCGTCACTCTGCAATTCCTGCTGAATTTGACTGACCGCTAGTTGAACTTTTTCTTTCACCACACCCTCCCACGTCCGCCGCAAGTCTGTTTTTGAGAACGCACGCGCGAATAGTTTCCTCCTAGCAGCATGCTCCTTCAGATCGCGCATGGAGAATATGCCTGGCTTCTCCGCCATCACGAATTCCTCGTACCATTTTGTCTTGAGAAAGGGGGATCCCGCTCGGTGGATCTCCTTGAAATCGGGTAaagatgagatggataccTCATCCGGAGAAATGCGAACGATCGGCCCATATTTTTGGTGTAAATTGTGAATAAAGTATATCCGTTTCCCGGTGATAATCGAGATTTTGAGTGGAAAGCGGGTAATATTAGTATAGAAGGGACCGGGAACTGAGCGAAGAGGTGATGTAAACGCTTTGTACGCAGTCTAGTTGGTGTGAGTTACTGATACTGGTCGGATTTGTAAAACGGAGATTGGCAACTACCTGGAGGATCCATACGGCGAGGGCAATGGCCGTATATTGCCATACGTGTGTCTCCATCCTTTTCGCAGTGAAATTATCTCAATGACAAAGTTCTTTGTGGGGTCTATATGATGGCTTTTGTAGAGGTTTTTGGACAACCCGCCATTTTCCCCACACCTATCCCGAGCCCCACTCGGAGTGACAGAATTTGTCCGCATTCCCGATGCGCGGAAGACGAGCCTCTACGTGGGAAGACAACGAGAGACATAAAAATATGTACCCTACTTTGAAGTCATTAACAGCTGGTCCGAGCAGTGGGTAGTACACGCCAGTAAGTGGTAGATGTAATTCCTGAAGAGAAAGCTCTTTTATTGTAGTTGAACTATGCACTCATCTAATGAAGATACATGTGCGTGCTGGCATCATCTCTGCTCTTACGGCTTCATGCCTATTGTTCAGGCGGCATATTCCCTCGGGCGCTGTACTTTCTTCAACCTGCGTTTACGCCCGCTCAAGTGGCGGAAGGACGTCCTCATCGAATTTATACTTGGAGCCCTTTGGCGTTTACTCTTTAGTTTTACTTTAAGGTGGAAAAGGAATTTCGCTGAATACTACTGAAACCACCTCATCCGCTAGTGGCAGCGCCGACTCGGCTGCCGCAACTGCTGTATTTGGAGCGTTGATGGTTGGGAAAGGCTGCGTACGCTAAGGAGCTAGGAAGCTTTCACGGCGGTTCCGTTGGCAGGTGCCCTCTTTAGCTGATTCACTCTCCATAATGGCGGTAACCCACCTTTTTAATCGTCGCTCTTCCTAGAGCGGACATTTTTCAGTCTCACTAAAGGACATGATGGTTGGCCTAAGTCCTTGGCTCCGTCCTTCTAGCTCTCAAGCAACAAGGAGGCGCTGGGGCTTGTTAATGCAGAAGATTGGCCTGATAAGCTGCTTCTTCGGCAAGAATATTGGTTGGGTTACGAGGGCCTCCCGATCCTTCAAAGGTTGCTTATGGATGCCGACCTTATCAGTGCGAATGAGGCCTCACCAGTGGAATCATGTAGAATGATTTAAAGAGGATAAGGAAACAAGTATAGTCTTGAGGAGTTCCAAAATATCAAGTCTGTGATTAGACACATGTGATAAGTCTTTTCATTGAAGTAGTTCTATACTGAATACACAGCAATATAGTCGTGTCTAAGTCTTTGGTCGAGAATTCATTCTGTAATTTAGGTCGTCAGTAGCCTTTCCATGTAGCTCAGCGTACCAACGAAGCTATA of the Penicillium psychrofluorescens genome assembly, chromosome: 1 genome contains:
- a CDS encoding uncharacterized protein (ID:PFLUO_000673-T1.cds;~source:funannotate) codes for the protein MASTRDSHSFACDECRLRKSRCSKEKPVCLQCRQLNKECKYSPKVSRSPLTRQHLTYVEDRLHAFETALGRLFPGGDLDATLRSLLQNPDAPPRDSSSKSSSRHSTPAKPEAERAEPAPEALPQQADGFDWAEKEITLGDLTDGMAALSIKPEGAGYFGASSSVVPLRALFDHGFDLNMPVRSASSGGVPLKAQLLETAPSGLIEQAFIDAYFLNYHTSYPFVHEATFRAQFHDSSLRAHGTSWQILLNTVLALGAWSIGDDSSDLDITFYQEARGYLQQASVFETGNLTLVQALLLLSNYAQKRNKPNTGWNYLGLAVRMAMSLGLHKEFPGWKISLLQREMRRRLWWGVFIFDSGAAKTFGRPILLPEDSVMDAKHVLNIHDDALTPVTTTLPPEEPGPTLYSGLIAQASFHLLTNSVYQRLISSPSPTPEETLNLQKPMEEWYNGLPSYIQHPQQALSVQPTNIVPENLALVRNRLLWRYWNLTILIYRPILLRWAARRWAPSGNISGPPGTPDGGTEDPCETECRVRCLQTARLTISSIAEYMDNYVCMRIGAWYMLYFLFQAGLIPIVFLMTDPSNPDAPSWLQDIETTKALLSHPSIGNNRFATRCLEVVNRLLGSPAQALPGLPGPGGPHQQQQPHQQPLPQQDQQNFMPSFPQQLFSDPGFPGTLFPEQQMQMPPPGGMDFSEWVNFPPAE
- a CDS encoding uncharacterized protein (ID:PFLUO_000674-T1.cds;~source:funannotate), with the translated sequence MGSVADSPPKGGFGLVLQNPYLCGVATFSTLGGLLFGYDQGVISGVITMESFGARFPHVFMDSGTKGWFVSTLLLAAWLGSLANGPIADRIGRKFSINLAVVIFVVGSAIQCSAMDIPMLFAGRAIAGLGIGMLTMVVPLYISEVSIPEIRGGLVVVQQLSITIGILVSYWIDYGTNYIGGPRCAPNVPYTGGTPSARTFNAYHDVPPSGCTGQSEASWRLPLAIQIVPAIVLGVGMLFFPDTPRWLLMKERDDDSLRALSKLRRQSRDSPLVMNEYLEIKASIMLENTYAKDHFPNLSGFRLHLAQYMTFLTTWSRFKRLAIGCCVMFFQQFMGCNAMIYYAPTIFGQLGLDGNTTSLLATGVYGIVNCLSTLPALFWIDKVGRRPLLMAGATGTCISLVIVGGILGGYGSHLMDHKSAGWAGIAFIYIYDINFSYSFAPIGWVLPSEIFNLSIRSKAISITTSATWMCNFVIGLVTPDMLDSITWGTYIFFAAFCLLALAFTFFCIPETRGKTLEDMDLIFGDTAAHEEKKRIKHIEAELRGAPIEEEDLKESLDQHRETV
- a CDS encoding uncharacterized protein (ID:PFLUO_000675-T1.cds;~source:funannotate), with protein sequence MANLLRIGILFVNAVQLLDLATVDLLYRMTPTYLIKLSLARPFIGLIRPSEIHYIDKDGPNTFSKTTVLMTIRLTDLLTDSAVSPVKLDIVLIPGPSQSAMPPEEEHMGFLCRQDAAATTILGVSRAPRLLIRQLCKRFPDTKEWVDTVGVARNGNLREYEETSRAPLVNFVLAMASNTLPPI
- a CDS encoding uncharacterized protein (ID:PFLUO_000676-T1.cds;~source:funannotate), with the protein product MPTTLSILVYVASPLDFARYRHTALYFQFPAETASEADLKSSLMEIVGSHGFFTFSERVNWDIPIHSTGVERDWNCQNWVGDVLARLVATDYLDSAERNRGLDGMVDAILEAKDEDIT